From a single Candidatus Hydrogenedens sp. genomic region:
- a CDS encoding Gfo/Idh/MocA family oxidoreductase, with the protein MSKKVKIGVIGCGAIAERVHVPDYHACPQAELVAFCDVEKKKAETLAKQFAPQARVYTDYKQMFKEGGIDAVSICTPNVYHGPATITALNSGCHVLVEKPMATSLEEAQKMIDTAKKKGLLLMVNQSQRRFPEHRKAKEVVESGILGKILHVTAMFGHAGPEEWSPTGKWFFNKKEARFGAMADLGVHKADLIRYLTGKEVAEICAFYGRLEKPNATVEDNFVSALKFTDGTLGTLSASWTVKGMSADYIILHCERGSLQVGVNPEKPVVANLVKPLCDIVFPLPEPYSNVSWGIDIGGAFVRAVLGLEPPYCTGEEGKKALEIILSAEKSALTGKTVKIKH; encoded by the coding sequence ATGTCAAAGAAAGTAAAAATAGGAGTTATTGGTTGTGGAGCCATTGCGGAAAGAGTTCATGTCCCCGATTATCACGCATGTCCACAAGCAGAATTGGTAGCTTTTTGTGATGTTGAAAAGAAGAAAGCGGAAACACTGGCAAAACAATTTGCGCCTCAAGCCCGAGTATATACCGATTACAAGCAAATGTTTAAAGAGGGAGGTATAGATGCAGTTTCAATATGCACTCCGAATGTATATCATGGACCTGCAACGATTACGGCATTGAACTCAGGTTGCCATGTCCTTGTGGAAAAGCCTATGGCAACCAGTTTAGAAGAAGCACAAAAAATGATTGATACCGCAAAGAAAAAAGGGTTGCTATTAATGGTCAATCAAAGTCAGCGTCGTTTTCCGGAACATCGGAAAGCCAAAGAAGTAGTGGAAAGCGGTATTTTAGGAAAAATACTTCATGTAACAGCCATGTTCGGTCATGCAGGACCGGAAGAATGGAGCCCTACAGGAAAATGGTTTTTCAATAAGAAAGAAGCACGATTCGGTGCTATGGCAGATTTAGGTGTTCATAAGGCAGACCTGATTCGCTATTTAACAGGGAAGGAAGTTGCGGAAATATGCGCCTTTTATGGGCGATTAGAAAAGCCCAATGCTACGGTTGAAGATAACTTTGTTTCTGCCTTAAAGTTTACAGATGGCACATTAGGAACATTGTCGGCATCATGGACAGTAAAGGGCATGTCCGCCGATTATATTATTCTTCATTGCGAGCGTGGTTCCCTTCAGGTAGGAGTAAACCCCGAAAAGCCTGTAGTAGCAAATTTAGTAAAACCCCTTTGCGATATTGTTTTTCCTCTTCCCGAGCCCTATTCAAATGTAAGTTGGGGAATTGATATTGGCGGTGCTTTTGTTCGTGCTGTTTTAGGTTTAGAACCACCGTATTGCACAGGCGAAGAAGGGAAAAAGGCACTGGAAATTATCCTGTCCGCAGAGAAATCGGCTTTGACAGGGAAAACCGTTAAAATAAAACATTAA
- the aroB gene encoding 3-dehydroquinate synthase — protein sequence MTNNGNKLNTVWVKLSGHSYPIHVGVGIFPKLAEELARLNWKGKVGIITDSNVANYYLPTCEEIIKKVCPQGYVVHILPAGEEYKTIQQIENICTTMLQGGLDRSSGIIALGGGVVGDIAGYFSSSYMRGIPFVQVPTTIVSQVDASIGGKTGVNHPLGKNILGAFYQPHSVLIDLNLLKTLPERIYREGFAEIIKHGIIADKELFDYCQNNAEQLIQKDLDCLLYPVVRSCEIKADIVMKDEKEQNIRAYLNYGHTFGHAFEAVTHYKTFLHGEAVALGMITASEVGVLLGYVPEEVPLQHREALRKYHLPIKWDDLPIDDVMETMKRDKKTKAGKLRFIIPRKIGEVSIESDVPEDCIRHALKKTKTG from the coding sequence ATGACGAACAATGGCAACAAATTAAATACTGTCTGGGTAAAATTAAGTGGGCATTCATATCCCATTCATGTAGGAGTAGGAATATTCCCAAAATTAGCCGAAGAATTAGCCCGATTAAACTGGAAGGGAAAAGTCGGAATCATAACAGATTCCAATGTCGCTAATTATTACCTGCCTACTTGCGAAGAAATAATCAAAAAAGTATGTCCACAAGGTTATGTAGTTCACATTTTGCCAGCGGGAGAAGAGTATAAAACAATACAGCAGATTGAAAATATATGCACTACCATGTTGCAGGGAGGATTAGACCGTTCCAGTGGTATTATTGCTTTAGGAGGAGGAGTTGTAGGGGATATCGCAGGTTATTTTTCATCATCATATATGCGAGGCATTCCCTTTGTTCAGGTCCCTACGACCATTGTATCACAGGTAGATGCAAGTATTGGAGGTAAAACGGGAGTAAATCACCCCTTAGGCAAGAATATTTTAGGGGCTTTCTATCAACCCCATTCAGTCCTGATTGACCTGAACTTGTTAAAAACATTACCAGAGCGAATATATCGCGAAGGCTTTGCAGAGATTATCAAACATGGAATTATTGCAGACAAAGAATTATTTGACTATTGTCAGAATAACGCAGAACAACTCATTCAGAAAGATTTAGATTGCTTATTATATCCCGTGGTGCGTTCCTGTGAGATTAAAGCGGATATTGTGATGAAAGATGAAAAGGAACAAAATATCCGCGCCTACTTAAATTACGGACATACCTTTGGACATGCTTTTGAAGCCGTTACTCATTACAAAACATTCCTCCATGGTGAAGCCGTTGCTTTGGGTATGATTACAGCCTCAGAAGTGGGTGTCCTTTTAGGATATGTGCCTGAGGAAGTTCCACTACAACACCGTGAAGCTTTAAGGAAATATCATTTGCCGATAAAATGGGATGATTTGCCAATAGATGATGTTATGGAAACCATGAAACGAGATAAAAAAACAAAAGCAGGCAAATTGCGTTTCATCATACCCCGCAAGATTGGAGAAGTCTCTATTGAAAGTGATGTGCCAGAGGATTGTATCCGTCATGCTCTGAAAAAAACAAAAACGGGTTAG
- a CDS encoding CDC27 family protein → MWDKESEFDAVYDKGLTELMRGDLISAEKTLMQSLQLNPNSHVVHYQLGRCYLRLGKLLKAQEELEIAIRIQAEHIPSLAELGFVYLCQDRIAEAGNIFKKAVDLRSNHGKSLIGMSVCSFSSGNWAEAYEWALKAVQLGGSHFMALYLLAKAEKVLGHLQESEEHFKKSEELLEKTTEVAPEQPESYFMRGEIALIGEFYNKAYELFCEVENRMDKNREYYFYHEKFNYITILNKQGICLKQLGKKEEAKKIGTKILQLDPENKLAKLLLTD, encoded by the coding sequence ATGTGGGATAAAGAAAGCGAATTCGATGCAGTTTATGATAAAGGATTAACAGAATTGATGCGAGGAGACCTTATTTCAGCCGAGAAAACTTTGATGCAATCCTTACAATTAAATCCTAATTCACATGTAGTCCATTATCAATTAGGTAGGTGCTATCTTCGTTTAGGAAAACTACTCAAAGCACAGGAAGAATTGGAAATTGCTATCCGTATACAGGCAGAGCATATCCCATCTCTGGCAGAATTAGGCTTTGTTTATCTGTGCCAAGACCGAATTGCAGAAGCAGGAAATATCTTCAAAAAAGCGGTAGATTTACGGTCTAATCATGGAAAATCCCTGATAGGTATGTCCGTATGTTCTTTTTCCAGTGGAAATTGGGCAGAAGCCTATGAATGGGCATTAAAAGCGGTACAATTAGGGGGAAGTCACTTTATGGCTTTATACTTACTTGCGAAAGCGGAAAAAGTATTAGGACATTTACAAGAATCCGAAGAACATTTTAAGAAATCCGAAGAACTATTAGAAAAGACAACAGAAGTAGCACCCGAACAACCCGAGAGTTATTTCATGCGGGGAGAAATTGCATTAATTGGGGAATTCTACAACAAGGCGTATGAGTTATTCTGTGAAGTAGAAAATCGTATGGACAAAAACCGCGAATATTATTTTTACCATGAAAAATTTAACTATATAACCATTTTAAATAAACAAGGCATCTGCCTGAAACAGTTAGGAAAAAAAGAAGAGGCTAAAAAAATCGGCACCAAAATCCTCCAATTAGACCCCGAAAACAAATTAGCCAAACTCCTCCTTACAGATTAA
- the tsaA gene encoding tRNA (N6-threonylcarbamoyladenosine(37)-N6)-methyltransferase TrmO, whose amino-acid sequence MNEIRYEPIGIVHSPFKEPKGTPIQSVGAEGIDGTVEIFQKYVEGLKDLEGFSHIILIYHFHLSKGFSLKVKAYLDIEEHGVFATRAPSRPNSIGMSIVHLIKIEENILHVQDIDIVDGTPLLDIKPYVPEFDLRRVEKIGWLEKNVHKLPTTRDDGRFIK is encoded by the coding sequence ATGAATGAGATAAGATATGAGCCAATTGGAATAGTTCATTCTCCATTCAAAGAGCCTAAAGGGACACCCATACAGTCTGTAGGTGCTGAGGGTATTGATGGAACGGTTGAGATATTTCAAAAATATGTTGAAGGCTTAAAAGACCTTGAAGGTTTTTCGCATATTATTTTGATATATCACTTCCATTTATCTAAAGGGTTTTCCTTAAAAGTAAAGGCTTATCTGGACATTGAGGAACACGGTGTTTTTGCCACGAGAGCCCCAAGTAGACCGAACTCAATCGGTATGTCCATAGTGCATCTTATTAAGATTGAAGAAAATATACTCCATGTCCAAGACATTGATATTGTAGATGGAACTCCTCTTCTGGATATAAAACCGTATGTGCCAGAATTTGACCTACGGAGAGTGGAGAAGATTGGGTGGCTTGAAAAAAATGTGCATAAACTTCCAACGACAAGAGATGATGGGAGATTTATAAAATAA